A genomic region of Vanessa tameamea isolate UH-Manoa-2023 chromosome 11, ilVanTame1 primary haplotype, whole genome shotgun sequence contains the following coding sequences:
- the LOC113400896 gene encoding circadian clock-controlled protein daywake-like isoform X1: MFLSVSIAFFCFASGVLTNSLITPCKVNDLVCVDKSIKGAIPKILVGIPELGVESSDPIFVDQIDGNLSIIKYKFFNTTITGFKNCEISNFKLNEDITAIKYDLNCPKISLIGKYEVSGRLIVLPVEGSGDFQLITGKYSIHVDSELKKGTGSDGKTHISIKNFKLKSKALSPIKFDFKNLFNGQKDLSDAVHKFANENWFEVSELVQEPTWNACIKKVTTNVNKYLKNVALEDIVLQ; encoded by the exons atgtttctatCAGTGTCGATAGcgtttttttgttttgctaGTGGAGTCTTAACAA atAGTTTAATAACACCATGTAAAGTCAACGACCTTGTTTGTGTTGATAAATCTATCAAAGGAGCGATACCAAAAATTCTTGTTGGAATCCCAGAACTCGGAGTTGAGTCCTCTGATCCTATTTTCGTAGACCAAATAGACGGGAACTTatccataattaaatataaattcttcaaCACTACCATCACTGGATTTAAGAACTgcgaaatttcaaatttcaa GTTAAATGAGGACATCACCGCTATAAAATATGACCTGAACTGTCCGAAGATTAGTTTGATTGGAAAGTATGAAGTTAGCGGTCGTCTTATAGTATTACCGGTTGAAGGGAGTGGcgattttcaattaataacag gaaaatattcaatacatgTTGACTCTGAACTGAAAAAAGGTACAGGAAGTGATGGAAAAACGCATATATCGATTAAAAACTTCAAACTAAAATCTAAAGCGCTGTCCCCAATAAAATTCGACTTCAAAAACTTGTTCAACGGACAGAAAGATTTGT CGGATGCAGTACATAAGTTTGCCAATGAGAACTGGTTCGAAGTATCCGAGCTCGTTCAAGAACCAACATGGAACGCTTGCATAAAGAAAGTCACTACCAACGTCaacaaatatctaaaaaatgTTGCGCTCGAAGACATTGTACTACAATAA
- the LOC113400896 gene encoding circadian clock-controlled protein daywake-like isoform X2, whose protein sequence is MFLSVSIAFFCFASGVLTNSLITPCKVNDLVCVDKSIKGAIPKILVGIPELGVESSDPIFVDQIDGNLSIIKYKFFNTTITGFKNCEISNFKLNEDITAIKYDLNCPKISLIGKYEVSGRLIVLPVEGSGDFQLITGKYSIHVDSELKKGTGSDGKTHISIKNFKLKSKALSPIKFDFKNLFNGQKDLSDTVHKFANENWQEVANQVQDLLF, encoded by the exons atgtttctatCAGTGTCGATAGcgtttttttgttttgctaGTGGAGTCTTAACAA atAGTTTAATAACACCATGTAAAGTCAACGACCTTGTTTGTGTTGATAAATCTATCAAAGGAGCGATACCAAAAATTCTTGTTGGAATCCCAGAACTCGGAGTTGAGTCCTCTGATCCTATTTTCGTAGACCAAATAGACGGGAACTTatccataattaaatataaattcttcaaCACTACCATCACTGGATTTAAGAACTgcgaaatttcaaatttcaa GTTAAATGAGGACATCACCGCTATAAAATATGACCTGAACTGTCCGAAGATTAGTTTGATTGGAAAGTATGAAGTTAGCGGTCGTCTTATAGTATTACCGGTTGAAGGGAGTGGcgattttcaattaataacag gaaaatattcaatacatgTTGACTCTGAACTGAAAAAAGGTACAGGAAGTGATGGAAAAACGCATATATCGATTAAAAACTTCAAACTAAAATCTAAAGCGCTGTCCCCAATAAAATTCGACTTCAAAAACTTGTTCAACGGACAGAAAGATTTGT CGGATACCGTACACAAGTTTGCTAATGAAAACTGGCAAGAAGTCGCTAATCAAGTACAAGATCTACTTTTCTAA